The window ACGAAGTCTGACACAAGGGGTATCTTTTCATGGCAGAAAGTCCACTACCACTCTGGAGGTCTTCGGCTCAACCCAAATTTGTATGCTTGTGGCAAAGTATGCCTTAGTCTACTTAACACCTGGTCCGGCAGCAAAAATGAGAAGTGGGTTCCAGGCATGTCAACAATTCTCCAGGTTCTGGTATCTATACAAGGTCTAATCCTGAATACTAAGCCTTACTTTAATGAACCTGGATATGCACACATGAGTGGTTCAGCAAATGGTGAAAAGATGTCTTTTCAGTATAATGAGGACACATTCATTCTATCATTGAGGACAATGATGTATATGATACGAAAGCCTCCAAAGGTTTGATTTCTAGTCCTGGTTCGATTTTTTATATCTCTAGCAAGGTTGTTTTGCATTGTTCACTTGGTAGttccttgtttattttttatttttttgggggagGGAGGAAGGAAGGGGTGGGGGGCAATTAAAGAAGCAATGCCAAGGCATGCTTTTGCCTTTCAGTGGAaggtaagaaaaagaaatatacagtGTTAGATAATCTAGGAatcaaatgtaaaattttagaataaactTAGCATATTACATATAAGAAAATGCTCGATGTCTTCTTTTAGCGAATTAGTGTCTTCTTTACTTTGTTGAAAGGATAAGTTATACACAGGTTTTCATTCGTCAGTAATTGAGATCTCTTGTCTTGGCCATTTTTCCACATAAGGCCCTGTACCAAAATGTACTCTGAGAGATTTCAGTACCGTAAATGGATCTTAGTACTTTGGAAGATTAGTTTCTATCTCTCGGCTATGGGATACCCTAAGTTAAAATAAGGTTCTTTGGGATGGTTTTTGCCCCATCCCTCTAGATTAAAAGTTCCTAAACCTAGGGGCTCAAATGCGGCAGATCCCGAGGGGTGGAGAATTTGCCTATCCCTATGAGGAACTGCTTGTATCTCCTTACCTTGTTCGATTTAGTTAGCTTTTCAACATCTTTGTGCTTTTGTAGTTTCTTGACTTTAACTATTCATTGTAAGTCATCACTAATAACGGATCCTTAGTCTTATCAACATATGCCTACTTCATTGATCTATGGAAAATGGGGATCATGTGAATGAAGAATAAGTGCTGtaatacacaaacacacacacacatgcatattttaaatgattGTTGCCTCAAACttgtttctattttctttttgtgggtTCAAAATTAACCTTTCAATTCTATTTTTGGTTTCAGAATTTCGAGGACCTTGTTAAGGGGCATTTCTGCAACCGAGCTAGCGATATTCTGGTGGCATGTAAGGCATACATGGAAGGTGCTCAAGTTGGGTGTTTGGTCAAAGGAGGGGTTCAGGACGTTGATGAGGGAGACAGAAGCTGCTCACAGCAGTTCAAGGATTCTTTATCCGGATATATGAACATGCTTGTCAAAGAATTTGCTAAAGTTGGAGCAAAGGACATTGATAAATTGCTGCCTCCAGCAACAACTCCAGTAGCGATCAAACCATCAGGTGTAAGTATTGCCTGAGGCTACAAACCCGAACCTAACATTTCTCTTGGATAAACCAAATTTTGAGGCTTGATACACCAAATGACacatttatgtttttcttactgccatatttatgttttgtttttcaatagtTGACTCTTGATATCTGCTCTCTTATTTTCATGAACATATAGAACAATTGCCTGCCCATAATTGTATATagttgcaaataaaaatataacaccTTGTTAGTTTGACATAAGATCACTGATCATAGTATTCTGCCCTATGTGTGTTTGCTTATTATGTTTTGTTGTCTTCTCTCatatttagcaaaaaaaaaaaaggtaagcaAATTTATAACATGAGctctttttttgtaaattggTGCTGCTTTAATTTGATCTAATAAACCtccattaaaaaagaaaacaactgaaaaaaaggttaaatagCCGGTTTTATTaagaataatgatatatatgaaTACCCCATTAATAACTATCATTTCTCTCTATAGCCGGTTATATtatacctatattttttttcttctatataactatttctttatcttatttGATGTCAAATAACACATAAGGTGTCTAAGAATCATTTTTGGTTTATGCAAAATCGGTTCCCATAGCATATAAGCCTACAATTCATGAGTTGTACCGGTTTTGAAAATTTAGTATCAGATTCGTTTAGATttcataaattttcttttggttttgatCACTTATCAAAATTtggatttaaaatttgatttgatctAGGAATCCGTTTGGTTTAACTTTCcatgaaaaactttttttatttaaaaaagtacatttaaattcttttaacgTTTTAAttgaagatttttaaaaaatcaaaatgggaTATGAATCTCTTGCTCCACACattcacattttattttttataattattaaattaaaaatacgtATCACATCtacatttcacttttttttttagtctggatatttttcttctacttctttttctctttgggtaTCTATAAGCACATGGGTGTCATTAACCATTTCTCTAAAGTTAGAGTCAATGGTATGGAACTTTTTGTCTCCACCATTCATTGCAATCTTGAGATTACTATTGCTATGGAATATCTTTCAAAGCGTAGGCTCGAGAAATTTGAGACTAATACCTTAGCTCCATTTACCCTACTGCAAGTGAGATGAGACAAAGAAAGAATGATATTAGTTCAacttatatttgaaaaataatattcttgttttacatttttctaacgataattttaaaaattatttttgttatttaacacGTTTCTGTAACTTTGATTGAGTAAAAGGAATTTGGTTTTTTTAAGGTGTCCAAAATTGTCAGTTTAAGCTAATTATTTACTATCATTTTGATTTCTAAATATATGtcaatattatcatttaagttatattttttcttgaaacttTGATTAAAGTGATTAACTAACAGATTTCATTTTCaagtacttatttatttatttttagtttcagaaATTAATGTGACAGCAAATCAACAATACACACTTTTTgctacaataatttttaatttttaatcctaTCCCAGTTCTACCGGTCAATACTGTAGGCTCACAAGACTCGTCGCTGCTTCATGGGATGTTAGTTCCTGTATTTCCACTATTGCTTCCAATCCAAAATGCTAAATGTAATGAAGTATTGAGTGTTGTTAGGTGCACccagtatttaattaaaatattaaaactgtCCCTAcgctttttttgtatttgtgaTGGGTGTATGTGAGGATGATCCATAAATtgtacgaatcaagttgatccgtaaggtttctacggattaagttgatccgtaagatttttacggatcaacttaaatggcttacggatcaaggatattttcatcattttttcttaAGTGCTGGGTACACCAGTAATAatactgggtgcacctagcaacaccctgaAGTATTTCGGATTAAACTTTCTAAAATGGAATGGAGCCTTGGGCTACATTTAGGCCCATTTTCTTTTAACGTCGTGTTGTTGTTTCACAACTCATACTAGTGgacaatgatatatatatataaaattttactgaACTAGAGAATGATGATCTAATATTGAGATTtggtgtttttttctttcatattggTTTAAATTAATTAGGGTCCGTTTGGGGTGGTATGTAgtgttttcaaaaattttaaaatcaacaactaatttttaattttagtttcaaaaaatttataaaccagtttttaaaatatgatcggtttcaaataaattaattttgaaagtttcatatcgtattaaaattagtttaaaagtgTTTATGTGTGATggtaatgataatgataacaatgatgatgtcATCATTAGTAGCGATGATAGAGATATTAGTGATGGTTGCGATGACACTAACAATGACAATGATAATGGTGGTGTGGATAATGATGTTAGTGGTGACGATGGTGACAATGACAATGGTGTTGGTGGTGACACCAAGTGGTGGTACTGGTTGTGACAACGTTGTTAGTGAGTGTGGTGGCAGTGACATAGTGATGTTAATGACGATGATAGTGATGGTGATGACAACAATGGTGATGCTGACTATGGTGTGGTGGtgacaacaataaaaaatatcattatcaaaTGTAAGAAATGTGTATTTTTTGACACTAAAATTCAAATacacaacttttttttgttttaaaaatgaatgtaaaGTTGtttggaaaataatataaaaattatttcaactcCATTTTTACCaaacaagttttattttaaagattacATCTAAAACTCAAAAACTAAAACTCGCAACCACTCCAAATGAGTCCTTATTAATTTTGAGGATTACTAATCTATGTTGAAGAAccatatttgattatttttagttggacttctctttttaattacattttttcatttaaatttggtgtattttgatatatatgaattatattttaaatcatttaaacCTAATTtggtattttgtatttttttaaaatttatatatttttaattattatgtattaGTATACTTTAATTGtagttttgtatttatttaattttataaatttacaatacataatataatattgagattgatatattgtatttataaattattctatATATTATGAAGTCTtgatcaaataagaaaagaaaatctaagtcacaaaattatatataaacagtCAAAATTAGAAAtaccttaaaaattatttaacttttaaaatactgatttttatattttaatttaaattatttataataataaaatccaactattaatatttattttttctggttCGCATGctaaaaagtttcattttataGGGCTCCCTCAACTTCTATCCCAATTTAGAAGCTGCACAAAAGCTTCATTGCTTTCACGCGTTCTTTGGCCTCTTCTTCAAGACGACTTGTTAGATTGTATTTGGGGATGAAGAGtggattatttataaattttatataagcttggttaaatataaattttatataagctTGGTTAAATACACACCtattgtgtaattttttcaCTCCTTctgtagtatatatatattttttcccttAACACTATTTGCATGAGGGATAAAACATAGAAGAAAGAAACAtgggaaaaagaaataaaaaggaaaaatatagagtagaaataagatgaaaacaatgtattgttttaatggaaaaacatatgagagaaaaaagttgtaaaagttctttcttcttatttgaatgaatgaaaaagatattataaaagaaaaaagtaaattatataaaatatatttttaattataacgataacaataaattcaatttaaccataaaaatctaaaatttgtactataatatttttatattaatagaaAAGACGTTATAGGCTAAAGCTGCCGGATTTGAGCCTGGTTTTtggattaaatcaaataaacaacTATTCGAATTTTGACGTCTTCTTGGGCCTTGACTAAAAACAGTTATCGCAATTAATATGGGAGCATGACTTGTTCCAAGTCTTTGTGGGGGGTTGAACAAGAGCACGcccttatattatatatatacatcgaTATAAAATACTCAACATTACAATATGTCGATTTCATTATTATGGATGGCACCTACAGAAATTGCCGGCCACACCTTTGTTCTCTTACTCAACAATAAGTCAAAAAACATCGAAGAAAACGTTCCCAAGTTTGAAGTTTCTATATCCATTTGTTCACTCCATGCCATTCACTCATAATTATCAAATCAAGCCTTATCAACTTATTTGGAAActgatttgtttttaatatgCATAACAAATCcttattaaagaaaattaattatatcatatCTTTATCagaagaaatcaaattaaatataataaataatgatttttttatatatatatattttaccaattgtaaatttttagttGTTGTGTGTAAAAATGAGGTGTTGGATTTATATCCACTCAAAAATTCCTCACCCATCAATTTCATACTTAATCTGGATTTAATGATTTCCGATTCAGCAAGGCACTGTAAAAAAAAtcgatatatatttttttcctcataaagaTAAATACGTACGATGGCGGAGAGAAAAATAAGTGACCGTTTGCAAAGGgtaaatatcaattaataatcGTTTAAGAGGGCCTTAGAAATGTCAGTGCTTGAGCATGCAAAAAGGCACTTGTGATTGTGAGAGAGACGTAATGGAATGGTGCGGCACcgagaaaaaaaactaatgattctaagaaacttatttatttaagagTTTCTTCTACAAATCACTTTGAACTTGATCTTATAACAAGAGCTTAAGCAACAAAATATACTCACAAACAAACTATTCCTTGTCAACTCTCTTTTAATAATACTTAGAGCCAAGTGGGAATCTACCCTCTTGAATGAAAGTGAATAATCTAATATCCATTGATCATGAACGTTACTATATCCACCAAGTCATACACAAGACTAGTAAAATGGGTCCATAAGCCATAATGAACATTTAGGTTATTTTCCAagactaaaattagaaaattcatCAAAACTTCCTAGAATTTTtgtcagaaaaaaaaacttgtatgaCTTTGGCATACTATACTAGTCTCATTTGCCATTCACATTCAGTGGAACATAGCAGAAGCATAGAGATATACCATaccatattatatataacaccGAATTGAATTCTTGCTTTGTTTCTCTACCTTTGATCATGATCATGGATTCTCTTCTCTccatcctcttctttcttctcactCTATCTTCTCTCAACCCTTCCTTTGCTTCACAACCCTCTTACCAAGACCACTGTGGCTCCATAGTTCCAGAGTCAACTCCCAATGAAAACACTCACAATTCTTCCCCTTTTGATGATCATCAAAGAGGTTACTTCACAGGTGGTGATAGCATCATCGATGGTGGAACTTCCTTAAACCAATACTTTGACCTCCAACCAATGTACATACGTGCAACCAAGTTCTCTGACTTGTTCAATGTTGAAGCCACTGTTTCACTCACATCCAGCATATCTTACTACTGGAACTCAAGCCATGGTGACAGCTTAAGATATGAACGGAAACGCCGCTACCGTAGAAACCATGTGTACTTCAAGCTTGAAGGGTTCTGGTCTGAGTCTTCAGGGAAGGCTTGCATGGTAGGGAAAGGAAATGGTTATTCTAAGACAGGTAAGCATCTTAATTTGGATGCTGTGTTTAAGCTTGATAAGGTTTTCAGTGCAAGCAATATCACTAGCTTGGTTAATGGAAGCTTGGAGAGCTTGAGTTCTCCAAAGGATGAGAGCTACTTCGAACCCATTTCTGTGGTGATGTTTCCAAAAGCAAATTACAAATATACCTTGAATTCCACAGAAGTTACCAATGAGTTCTCTTCTGGGAGTGATGCTATGAAGGGTGGTTTGTCATTGAGTTCATTGAGTTTTTGTTCTCGTCCCCTCTCAAGGGCTATTAGAAGGCTCCCATTAGAGTTCTCTCCTGAGTGCAATTCTTCAAAGAACTGCACTCCTTTTAGTGAGAATTCTGGTCCACTGCCATTTCTAGTGTCTTTGAAAGGCATTGAGTGTTCCATTTCTAACAACAAGCATAGGTTGCGGATTCTGGTGAGGTTTTTGAATACTAGTAACTATTGGATTAGCCAGAGTTTCAATCCTAAAACTATGTTGGTAGGAGAGGGATGGTGGGATGAGAAGAAAAACATGTTGTGTGTAGTGGCTTGTCATATCATAGAATCATCCTTGGCTGGCACGCATGTGGGTGATTGCTCAATAAGACTAAGATTGAGATTCCCCTCAACTTGGTCAATCAACAGCACTAGTAGCATAGTTGGCCAAATTTGGAGCAACAAGAGTACTAATGATTCAGGCTACTTCAAGAAGATAACATTTAGAAATGAAGATGATGGTAGTGTGGGAATTCAAGCTACAAAGTATGAGTATAGCCTACTAGACAGAGCTAAGAAGTCATGCCCAGCACCCAAGCCTGTGAAGAACAAGGAGAAAAGATATCCAGATGCCAATTCTTATGACATGAGATTTGACATGGCAGTTAGAGAGTCCAACAAAAGAGTAGCATGGGGTTATTCATCTCCCTTGGCTGTTGGTGGTGAGATCTCTACCATAGATCAGATCTCAAGCTCCATTACAGTGGACTCTACCTTTGATCAGAATGTCTCAAGCTCCATTGTAGAATCTCCTGAGGTAGTACTCCACAGTGGTGGCTTGTTTAACATCAGCTACAAAATCTCACTGTGGCCTAATTCAACCTCAAATGATAAGAATTCCCTGCTTAATCATTCCTCTGGGTCAGTGAGGATTTCTGCTGAAGGAATTTATGATTCTGGAGAAGGAAGCTTGTGTATGATAGGCTGCCGCGATCTTCACTTGAACTCTCTCACACCAACAGCTCATTCTGTGGATTGTGAGATTGTGGTGAAGTTTCAGCTACCACCATTAGATGAAAGAAGTGGAATCTACATCAAGGGAAGCATCGAAAGCACACGCAAAAAGTCAGATTCTCTATACTTCAAACCTTTGGAGTTATCTTCAGCTGCATTTTACACTGAAGCAGCAGAAAAATTAGTTTGGAGAATGGATATGGAGACCATCATGGTTCTGATATCTACCACTCTAGCATCTGTTTTTGTGGGATTGCAGCTTTACCATGTGAAGAGACACCCCAATGTGCTCCCCTTGCTCTCACTTGTTATGATGGCAATGCTTACTTTGGGATACATGATACCCCTTGTTCTGAACTTTGAGGCACTTATTGCTCAAAATCCTAACAACAAAAACTTTGTGTTTGGAAATGTTGTGTGGCTTGAAGTGAATGAAATAGCTGTGAGGCTAATCACCATGGTGGCTTTCTTGTTGCAATTCCGACTCCTTCAGCTAACTTGGTCATCAAGAAAGAGTGATGAAAGCAATAAAGGCCTTTGGATTGCTGAGAGAAAGGCTACTTGTGTCACTTTAGCCTTGTACGCTGCTGGTTTATTGATTGCATTGCTGTTGAAGTTGAAGAAAGATGGAGATGCGGTTCCTGTCATTACTCCATTGAACCAACACCATTCATCTTGGGAGAACATAAAATCTTATGGCGGTTTGGTATTGGATGGTTTTCTCTTGCCACAAATCATTCTAAACCTGTTCTCGAACATGAGGGGCAACGTTCTTTCATGTTCTTTTTACTTTGGAACCACTTTTGTGAGACTGTTGCCACATGCTTATGATCTTTACAGGACTCATAATTATGCTCGCGTAGATAGTGGATCATACTTCTATGCAGATCCAAGTGCAGATTTTTACTCCACTGCTTGGGATATTGTGATTCCATTGGGAGGTGTCCTGCTTGCTATCATTATCTACTTGCAGCAACGTTTTGGCGCTCATTGTATTCTTCCTCAAAGATTCAAAGGGTCTAAGGTATATGAAAAGGTTCCTGTGGTTGCTGAATCAGAAGCTGAAGTAGAGACCGCCAACTTGTAAAATTCACTTTTTGATACCTAAGTTCAAATGGTATAAtcatggtgaatcaaaattAGGCCATTTCTAATCTCATGCATTCTAGCTATAAAGTTGTGTTGTTGCAATATATGTAGTGTaagcaaaataaattttgttgcaGTAAAGAACTGTTCATGTGGCTGATTAAGCGAAGCATTGTCtgctaagaaaattttaattcaaaatacagGCTCAGTATCAGTACTTTGGTAGGTGAGAGACTTGGATCATATAGATTCTCTAGATAATGTTTTTCAAATTACGGAAAGTTTGGTTCCTAAAACTTTATCGAAGTATTTGagtgattttcattaaaaaaaagtaaattgataaaaatatgaattttttaattatatttcttatctTAAGGATGTTACTGAAATAAAGACAGGgatcttatttttataatttggaattaaggatgctatcatttttttttaagtttagaatgttgttaaaatttgaatattccGTTACACTTTGAGGCTTTATTTATAGAGTACAAcga of the Glycine max cultivar Williams 82 chromosome 13, Glycine_max_v4.0, whole genome shotgun sequence genome contains:
- the LOC102664055 gene encoding uncharacterized protein, producing MDSLLSILFFLLTLSSLNPSFASQPSYQDHCGSIVPESTPNENTHNSSPFDDHQRGYFTGGDSIIDGGTSLNQYFDLQPMYIRATKFSDLFNVEATVSLTSSISYYWNSSHGDSLRYERKRRYRRNHVYFKLEGFWSESSGKACMVGKGNGYSKTGKHLNLDAVFKLDKVFSASNITSLVNGSLESLSSPKDESYFEPISVVMFPKANYKYTLNSTEVTNEFSSGSDAMKGGLSLSSLSFCSRPLSRAIRRLPLEFSPECNSSKNCTPFSENSGPLPFLVSLKGIECSISNNKHRLRILVRFLNTSNYWISQSFNPKTMLVGEGWWDEKKNMLCVVACHIIESSLAGTHVGDCSIRLRLRFPSTWSINSTSSIVGQIWSNKSTNDSGYFKKITFRNEDDGSVGIQATKYEYSLLDRAKKSCPAPKPVKNKEKRYPDANSYDMRFDMAVRESNKRVAWGYSSPLAVGGEISTIDQISSSITVDSTFDQNVSSSIVESPEVVLHSGGLFNISYKISLWPNSTSNDKNSLLNHSSGSVRISAEGIYDSGEGSLCMIGCRDLHLNSLTPTAHSVDCEIVVKFQLPPLDERSGIYIKGSIESTRKKSDSLYFKPLELSSAAFYTEAAEKLVWRMDMETIMVLISTTLASVFVGLQLYHVKRHPNVLPLLSLVMMAMLTLGYMIPLVLNFEALIAQNPNNKNFVFGNVVWLEVNEIAVRLITMVAFLLQFRLLQLTWSSRKSDESNKGLWIAERKATCVTLALYAAGLLIALLLKLKKDGDAVPVITPLNQHHSSWENIKSYGGLVLDGFLLPQIILNLFSNMRGNVLSCSFYFGTTFVRLLPHAYDLYRTHNYARVDSGSYFYADPSADFYSTAWDIVIPLGGVLLAIIIYLQQRFGAHCILPQRFKGSKVYEKVPVVAESEAEVETANL